In one window of candidate division KSB1 bacterium DNA:
- the fmt gene encoding methionyl-tRNA formyltransferase has translation MNILFMGTPEFAIPSLEKLIASHHRVLAVVTGPDKPVGRGLKLSPTPVKQVAQRHGIPVLTPEKLSEDSFIAALRQIPADLYVVVAFRILPTAVFTIPSQGAINLHASLLPKYRGAAPINWAIINGESETGVTTFFIEQQVDAGNWILQRAIPISPDETAGELHDRLSLIGADLLLETVDLIESGRAPRHPQQGEVTRAPKITREICHIDWQKDSLAIYNLIRGLSPLPRAFTYYQNQELKICRAHVVTPDVAAPGLPGQIIDINKEAIFVATGRGVLAITELQPENKRRMSTAEYLRGHRLRIGELLN, from the coding sequence ATGAATATCCTATTCATGGGAACACCAGAATTTGCGATCCCCAGCTTGGAAAAACTGATTGCCAGCCACCATCGGGTGCTGGCAGTCGTGACTGGGCCGGATAAGCCAGTGGGGCGAGGCTTAAAGCTCTCTCCAACGCCGGTCAAGCAGGTCGCACAACGCCACGGTATTCCAGTCCTAACCCCAGAGAAGCTCTCGGAGGATTCGTTTATTGCAGCGCTCAGGCAGATACCGGCAGATCTATATGTTGTGGTGGCGTTTCGCATTTTGCCAACAGCGGTTTTTACAATTCCAAGCCAAGGGGCAATTAATTTACATGCTTCCTTATTGCCGAAGTATCGCGGAGCAGCGCCCATTAATTGGGCCATTATTAATGGTGAAAGTGAAACGGGGGTGACCACTTTTTTTATCGAACAACAGGTAGATGCGGGGAATTGGATCTTGCAGCGAGCTATTCCCATTTCTCCCGATGAGACCGCTGGCGAGCTGCATGATCGGTTGAGTCTAATTGGCGCTGATTTGCTGCTGGAAACAGTGGATTTGATTGAAAGTGGGCGGGCACCACGCCATCCGCAACAAGGGGAGGTCACTCGTGCCCCTAAAATCACCCGAGAAATTTGCCATATTGATTGGCAGAAAGATTCTCTTGCCATCTATAATTTGATTCGCGGGCTTTCGCCGCTCCCGCGAGCATTCACGTATTATCAAAATCAAGAATTGAAAATTTGTCGGGCTCACGTCGTGACGCCTGATGTAGCTGCTCCTGGTTTGCCAGGACAGATCATCGATATCAATAAAGAGGCTATCTTCGTTGCAACAGGAAGAGGTGTGCTGGCAATCACCGAGCTTCAACCGGAAAACAAGCGGAGGATGTCTACCGCAGAATATCTTCGGGGTCATCGGCTGCGGATCGGGGAGTTACTGAATTAG
- the def gene encoding peptide deformylase — MEKLRIIKYGNPILRMKAKKVEKIDPWIEKLIENMILTMQVEGGIGLAAPQVAESIALLVVDHSLIFEDGKPTAYINPVILAAEGESVLEEGCLSIPEIRAEVKRPEKIRLRYQTVDGANHEDDFDGLLARVLQHEIDHLNGVLFIDRISPLKKQMLKKELKAIADEEMMLMKEVA; from the coding sequence ATGGAGAAATTGAGAATCATAAAATACGGCAATCCGATTTTGCGGATGAAGGCCAAAAAAGTGGAAAAGATCGACCCATGGATTGAAAAATTGATCGAGAATATGATCTTGACCATGCAGGTTGAAGGTGGCATTGGTTTAGCGGCACCTCAAGTGGCGGAATCGATCGCGCTGCTGGTGGTCGATCATAGCTTAATTTTTGAAGACGGCAAGCCAACAGCATATATCAATCCTGTCATCCTCGCGGCGGAGGGCGAATCGGTTTTAGAAGAAGGCTGTTTAAGCATCCCCGAGATCCGTGCCGAGGTGAAGCGTCCTGAAAAAATCAGGCTTCGCTATCAGACTGTCGATGGCGCAAATCATGAGGATGACTTCGATGGCTTGCTGGCCCGAGTCCTGCAACATGAAATTGATCATTTGAACGGCGTCTTGTTCATCGATCGCATCAGTCCATTGAAAAAGCAAATGCTCAAAAAAGAGCTGAAAGCCATTGCAGATGAAGAAATGATGCTCATGAAAGAAGTCGCTTAG
- the yajC gene encoding preprotein translocase subunit YajC — MLNFVLLMAGPASGQGQANPLALWLPIILIFAIMYFLIFRPQAKRQKQHRMMLDALKKGDKIITAGGIYGTVLSVKDKENTVVVKIDDNTKIELVKSSVAQVVEKA; from the coding sequence GTGTTAAATTTCGTTCTACTCATGGCTGGACCGGCAAGTGGCCAGGGACAGGCCAATCCATTGGCATTGTGGTTGCCGATTATTTTGATCTTTGCGATCATGTATTTTCTTATTTTTCGCCCACAGGCCAAAAGACAAAAGCAGCATCGCATGATGCTTGATGCCCTTAAGAAGGGGGATAAGATCATCACTGCTGGTGGTATTTATGGAACGGTTTTAAGCGTCAAAGACAAAGAGAATACGGTTGTCGTGAAAATCGATGATAATACCAAGATTGAACTGGTAAAGAGCTCGGTAGCACAGGTCGTAGAGAAGGCGTAA
- the tgt gene encoding tRNA guanosine(34) transglycosylase Tgt has protein sequence MKFELEKKDRLTSARAGRIILAHGEVITPIFMPVGTQGTVKTLSPDELEQIGAQIILGNTYHLYLRPGEDLIHFAGGLHRFMSWPRPILTDSGGYQVFSLADLNKVKFEGVQFQSHLDGSYHFFTPERVIQIQRKLGSDIMMVLDECTTYPCPLDQAIQSNEITLDWARRSLEAFRNSDPLYGYDQALFAIVQGSTYAEVRRHSANALVEMDFPGYAIGGLSVGEPKDAMFEMTQICTEILPENKPRYLMGVGKPEDLVQAIEMGVDMFDCVMPTRNGRKGTAFTFDGPLVVKNATYKDDFRPIDEACCCYTCRNFTRAYIRHLFKAEEILGMRLVSLHNLYFYLELMRRARQAILEDRYSEWKNQFLARYFSDSAMVIEDTRDNHINSIHHHVSI, from the coding sequence TTGAAGTTCGAATTAGAAAAAAAAGATCGTTTAACTTCTGCTCGGGCGGGAAGAATTATTCTGGCGCACGGCGAGGTCATAACGCCCATTTTCATGCCAGTGGGAACGCAAGGCACGGTGAAGACGCTTTCTCCAGATGAATTGGAACAAATTGGGGCTCAAATCATATTGGGGAATACTTATCATCTTTATCTGCGCCCCGGAGAAGATCTGATCCACTTCGCCGGCGGTTTGCATCGTTTTATGAGTTGGCCGCGGCCAATACTTACGGATAGCGGCGGGTATCAAGTCTTCAGCCTGGCAGATTTGAATAAAGTTAAGTTCGAAGGAGTGCAGTTCCAATCGCATCTCGATGGGTCATATCATTTTTTTACGCCAGAGCGGGTGATTCAAATTCAGCGCAAATTGGGCTCTGATATTATGATGGTGCTGGATGAATGCACAACCTATCCATGCCCGTTAGATCAGGCCATCCAATCCAACGAGATCACGCTGGATTGGGCGCGTCGCTCGTTGGAGGCCTTTCGAAACAGTGATCCGCTCTACGGCTATGACCAAGCGTTGTTTGCCATTGTACAGGGCAGCACATATGCTGAAGTCCGAAGGCACAGTGCCAATGCGCTGGTAGAAATGGATTTCCCAGGATACGCGATCGGCGGTTTATCGGTCGGGGAACCAAAGGATGCAATGTTCGAGATGACGCAGATTTGTACTGAAATTTTGCCCGAGAATAAGCCGCGCTATCTGATGGGTGTCGGCAAACCAGAGGACCTGGTGCAAGCGATCGAAATGGGAGTGGATATGTTCGATTGTGTGATGCCAACGCGCAATGGACGAAAAGGTACGGCATTCACGTTCGATGGCCCATTGGTGGTCAAAAATGCTACCTATAAAGACGATTTTCGGCCGATCGACGAGGCTTGCTGTTGTTATACCTGTCGAAACTTTACCCGAGCATATATTCGGCATTTATTTAAGGCGGAAGAGATTTTAGGAATGCGGCTGGTTAGTCTCCATAATTTGTATTTTTATTTGGAACTGATGCGCCGGGCAAGACAAGCGATCTTAGAGGATCGATACTCGGAGTGGAAAAATCAATTTCTGGCACGCTATTTTTCAGACAGCGCCATGGTTATAGAAGACACAAGGGACAATCATATCAATTCAATTCATCATCATGTATCAATTTGA
- the radA gene encoding DNA repair protein RadA, with the protein MKTQYICQSCGFVSARWLGRCSECGAWNSMVEEAVEPKADIPAAAIKPAVPAMPLAKIQYQQEPRILCHSQEFNRVLGGGIVHGSLVLIGGDPGIGKSTLMLQEAARLANESFKVLYVSGEESLSQIKMRAERLGLTAQHLFVLTENDLGSILHEVDQLNPQLIVIDSIQTIYRTELESSPGSISQVRECAQQLLRLSKERSIPVFLVGHVTKDGFIAGPKVLEHTVDTLLFFEGDRDHFFRILRAVKNRFGSTNEIGVFAMTDRGLKEVPNPSEMFLAQRAGDSSGSSVICVMEGSRPILLEVQALVSPSNYGLPQRSATGIDPKRLAMLLAVLEKRVGVRIGTFDVFVNAVGGVRIDETAADLGIAMAIASSLKNTVIQPDVVLIGEIGLAGEIRPVPQIERRISEAEKLGFKQVILPSANAKSIKQPKERIKFHPVDRLAQAVAQLIA; encoded by the coding sequence TTGAAAACCCAATATATTTGCCAGAGCTGTGGCTTTGTCTCGGCGCGCTGGTTGGGGCGATGTTCGGAATGTGGGGCTTGGAACAGCATGGTTGAGGAAGCTGTGGAGCCAAAAGCAGATATCCCGGCTGCGGCAATCAAGCCTGCGGTTCCAGCGATGCCGTTAGCCAAGATTCAATACCAGCAAGAGCCTCGGATTCTTTGCCACAGCCAGGAGTTCAATCGGGTTTTGGGCGGCGGCATCGTCCATGGATCTTTGGTGCTCATTGGTGGCGATCCTGGGATCGGCAAATCGACTTTGATGCTTCAGGAAGCTGCCCGCTTGGCAAATGAAAGTTTTAAGGTGCTCTACGTTTCGGGAGAAGAATCGCTATCTCAGATCAAAATGAGAGCCGAGCGATTAGGGCTGACGGCCCAGCACTTATTTGTCCTGACGGAGAACGATCTTGGTAGTATTTTGCATGAGGTCGATCAACTAAATCCCCAATTGATTGTGATCGATTCCATCCAGACAATCTATCGCACTGAACTTGAGAGCTCGCCGGGCAGTATTAGCCAGGTCCGTGAATGTGCCCAGCAGTTGCTCAGGCTCTCCAAGGAACGAAGCATTCCCGTATTTCTGGTAGGTCATGTTACGAAGGACGGCTTCATCGCCGGCCCCAAGGTTTTAGAGCATACGGTGGACACGCTGTTGTTCTTTGAAGGAGATCGAGATCATTTTTTTCGCATCCTCCGAGCGGTGAAAAATCGATTTGGATCGACGAATGAGATTGGCGTGTTTGCGATGACCGATCGGGGGTTGAAGGAAGTACCTAATCCTTCTGAGATGTTCCTCGCCCAGCGAGCCGGCGATAGCTCTGGCTCATCGGTCATTTGTGTGATGGAAGGATCAAGGCCCATTCTTTTGGAAGTGCAAGCCTTAGTTAGTCCCTCAAATTACGGTTTGCCCCAACGCAGCGCTACTGGTATCGACCCAAAGCGGTTAGCCATGTTGCTGGCCGTGCTCGAAAAGCGAGTGGGCGTCCGAATTGGTACCTTCGATGTATTCGTCAACGCCGTGGGAGGGGTTCGCATCGATGAAACTGCGGCAGATTTGGGGATCGCTATGGCCATTGCCTCGAGCCTAAAGAACACCGTGATTCAACCCGATGTGGTTCTGATCGGCGAGATCGGTTTGGCTGGAGAGATCCGACCAGTGCCCCAAATTGAACGCCGCATCAGCGAGGCTGAAAAGCTTGGTTTTAAGCAAGTGATTCTTCCATCTGCCAATGCGAAATCGATCAAGCAACCCAAAGAACGGATCAAATTCCATCCCGTGGATCGATTGGCCCAAGCGGTAGCGCAATTGATCGCTTAA
- a CDS encoding D-lyxose/D-mannose family sugar isomerase, whose amino-acid sequence MITRDQYERARLRTLEYFQKAGIVLTPVEQQAIEVADFGLNELESTGLEIITYVNTDRVCAKELVLFPGQTCPEHRHPPVEGEPGKEETFRCRWGEVYLYVPGEPTPNPKATPPKGRERWYTVWHEVVLKPGDQYTLKPNTLHWFQAGKDGAIVSEFSTKSRDESDIFTDPEIARAPVVSDQ is encoded by the coding sequence ATGATTACCAGAGATCAGTACGAGCGAGCGCGATTGAGGACCTTGGAGTATTTCCAAAAGGCAGGTATTGTATTAACACCAGTCGAGCAGCAGGCCATTGAGGTGGCCGATTTCGGATTGAACGAATTAGAAAGCACTGGCTTGGAGATTATCACCTACGTCAATACCGATCGGGTGTGTGCGAAAGAATTGGTTCTGTTTCCTGGGCAAACCTGTCCCGAGCATCGCCATCCGCCAGTGGAAGGCGAGCCAGGCAAGGAAGAGACATTTCGCTGCCGCTGGGGAGAAGTTTATCTTTATGTGCCAGGCGAGCCAACCCCTAATCCCAAAGCCACGCCACCGAAAGGGAGAGAGAGATGGTACACTGTTTGGCACGAGGTGGTATTGAAGCCTGGGGACCAATATACCCTAAAACCCAATACATTGCATTGGTTCCAGGCTGGAAAAGACGGAGCCATTGTTTCGGAATTTTCGACCAAAAGTCGTGATGAGAGTGATATATTTACTGATCCCGAGATTGCCCGAGCGCCGGTAGTCAGTGATCAGTGA